A stretch of Lysobacter sp. K5869 DNA encodes these proteins:
- a CDS encoding M4 family metallopeptidase, producing MNRNVSALSLALSLVLAAGAADAAQVIDLHGVDVAKLNRQYQAATAKTGAVAKADARHAEVIALDADSSLRQLKSSVDADGSRNYRYQQTYQGVPVFGEHVVVREDAQGNVRALFGRSVAGLKADLPKLDAKLSASQALGLAKAAAHGKRAASLQTRNENSRKVVFIDDAGQARLAYAVDFVADAVGGGEPSRPFAIVDAASGKILKQWDGLNHALLGTGPGGNQKIGQYEYGSGGRPFLDVTQNGSTYTFSTPNVKTVNLNHGTSGSTAYSYTGPRNTVKTINGAYSPLNDAHYFGKVVFDTYQAYLGLSPLTFQLTLRVHYSRNYENAFWDGSALTFGDGATTFYPLVSLDVVAHEASHGFTEQQSGLIYSGQSGGINESYSDIAGEAAEFFSRGRNDFLVGADIFKASGRALRYFDDPTRDGRSIGHARNYTSGLDVHYSSGVFNKAFYLLANKPNWGTVKAFKAFAKANKDYWTPSTNFNQGGQGVRQAAADLGYSTADVIDAFNQVGVTAQ from the coding sequence ATGAATCGCAACGTATCGGCACTGTCCCTCGCCCTTTCGCTCGTCCTCGCCGCCGGCGCCGCCGACGCGGCGCAAGTGATCGACCTGCACGGGGTCGATGTGGCCAAGCTCAACCGCCAGTACCAGGCCGCCACCGCCAAGACCGGCGCCGTCGCCAAGGCCGACGCGCGCCACGCCGAAGTGATCGCGCTCGACGCCGACTCCAGCCTGCGCCAGCTCAAGAGCAGCGTCGACGCCGACGGCTCGCGCAACTACCGCTATCAGCAGACCTATCAGGGCGTGCCGGTGTTCGGCGAACACGTGGTGGTGCGCGAGGACGCGCAGGGCAACGTGCGCGCCCTGTTCGGCCGCTCGGTCGCCGGGCTCAAGGCCGACCTGCCGAAACTCGACGCCAAGCTGAGCGCGTCGCAGGCGCTGGGTCTGGCCAAGGCCGCCGCGCACGGCAAGCGCGCCGCCTCGCTGCAGACCCGCAACGAGAACAGCCGCAAGGTGGTCTTCATCGACGATGCCGGCCAGGCGCGTCTGGCCTACGCGGTCGACTTCGTCGCCGACGCGGTCGGCGGCGGCGAGCCCAGCCGTCCGTTCGCGATCGTCGACGCCGCCAGCGGCAAGATCCTCAAGCAGTGGGACGGCCTCAACCACGCCCTGCTCGGCACCGGCCCCGGCGGCAACCAGAAGATCGGCCAGTACGAATACGGCAGCGGTGGCCGCCCGTTCCTCGACGTCACCCAGAACGGCAGCACCTACACCTTCAGCACGCCCAACGTGAAGACGGTGAACCTCAACCACGGCACCAGCGGCTCCACCGCGTATTCGTACACCGGCCCGCGCAACACGGTGAAGACCATCAACGGCGCCTACTCGCCGCTCAACGACGCGCATTACTTCGGCAAGGTCGTGTTCGACACCTATCAGGCCTACCTGGGCCTGTCGCCGCTGACCTTCCAGCTGACCCTGCGCGTGCACTACAGCCGTAACTACGAGAACGCGTTCTGGGACGGCAGCGCGCTGACCTTCGGCGACGGCGCGACCACGTTCTATCCGCTGGTCTCGCTCGACGTGGTCGCCCACGAAGCCTCGCACGGCTTCACCGAGCAGCAGTCGGGCCTGATCTATTCCGGCCAGTCCGGCGGCATCAACGAGTCGTACTCCGACATCGCCGGCGAAGCGGCCGAGTTCTTCTCGCGCGGCCGCAACGACTTCCTGGTCGGCGCCGACATCTTCAAGGCCTCCGGCCGCGCCCTGCGCTACTTCGACGACCCGACCCGCGACGGCCGTTCGATCGGCCACGCCCGCAACTACACCAGCGGCCTGGACGTGCACTACTCCTCGGGCGTGTTCAACAAGGCCTTCTATCTGTTGGCCAACAAGCCGAACTGGGGCACGGTCAAGGCGTTCAAGGCCTTCGCCAAGGCGAATAAGGACTACTGGACCCCGAGCACCAACTTCAACCAGGGCGGCCAGGGCGTGCGTCAGGCGGCGGCGGATCTGGGCTACAGCACCGCGGACGTGATCGACGCGTTCAATCAGGTCGGCGTGACCGCGCAGTAA
- a CDS encoding alpha-2-macroglobulin gives MMRTKPLDGHAAGAALPNPASPAPSRPRQRWLRTIAALLIAATAVVAGCKRDGSGQLPQASGEAIVVKREAVKGFALVAAYPDQKRGDELAIALEFSQPLVGTQDFDQLLAVTDKNGAAVEGGWVLDDGGKILRFPHVEASKDYTVTIKPGLTAAAGDRIAQEIAKQVYTGPLEPVVGFASQGSVLPARDSRGLPVVSINVPEVDVEFLRVKDKELPKFFAEYQRGGRKGSWELERDWDDKKPLSKLAEPVYVNRFVLGGKPNERVLTYLPLQEIKELQQPGLYFAVMKRAGQFKDEFETAFFTVSDLGLHARAYKDKLFVHVASLEKGEAVGGVELKVIGADGEPVLKGETDGNGNALLNYKLDAAQVLIAGKGSDVSMLPFNQPALDLSEFAVAGREQAWFDVFAWSGRDLYRPGETVRLSALLRDQDGKPIDTKGKAMQPVFLRYVQPDGKTFLETRLQPDAQGYVRHAQLIPADAATGRWRVEFRTDPASKEAVQGMTLRIEEFLPERLKLDLGAPEVLRPGQPFKLDVQAAYLYGAPAAGNRFTAKMTVAVEQHPLEQMPGYFFGDPTLSLPKEAKDVIDTTLDEAGKLQQDIALPDEAKPVSTIAAIVTGSVYETGGRSVNRSVKRVLWPAEALVGVRPLFDDKDGADSNATVGFELMRVGSDGKPRPASGVRATLVRERRDYHWNYADEGGWKYDFTRRFEDVETRSVDLGANASKLSFAVEWGEYRLDVFDPQTKITTRYPFRAGWSWDDQNRGLDARPDKVKLALDKTAYKAGDTLEVTVTPPHEGPGLLMVETDRMVYVQSIVAKAGSKFKIPVTDAWERHDVYVTALVFRGGSAPSKITPARAVGVAFVPMDRRERKVAVGLNVPKLMKPEQDLPVTVSAPQLAGKDAYVTVSAVDVGILNITRFGVPDAAAHFFAQRRLGVDSYDVYGRVIESFDGETAKIRFGGDMALQALPQARRPTARVQTVDLFAGPVKLDAQGIARIKLAVPDFNGTLRVSALVYAGGSYGNRDAETIVRAPVLAEASTPRVLAPGDKSNVTLDVQNFTGKAGEFAVKVEGIGPLSLSDGEHTLNLGVEAKKTLTFPVVAREGYTVAQVRVRVDGNGYKVDRRYDLPVRPAWPSVLRSRTRVLDEIGAIQLGSDFADGLMPDSVSARMVVSALPPIPFASALQGALEYPYGCAEQTTSKGYAALELDEATAKMLGVKGIDAKQRRARMEGAFGRLAAMQISSGHFSMWGDGDYVNPALTPYVVEFLLDARDAGFAVPETMLQKALKALGEDLLSGNASFYGYDRREHLKFAYQAHAGYVLARVNRAPLGTLRALYDNDRKQSLTGLPLVHLGLALSLQGDKARGAKAIKEGFARDPAQRPEYLGDYGSRLRDDALMIALVHEHKLSQPEYDARAVAMGRDLDARRNSGWLYLSTQEQVALARLGKALMADQGKQLSGRWTVAGASTDADPAKLIGRAFDFAQLASGVSFAPSGPTPLYASFEVAGVPRTPPAADASKIEVTRKYYTTEGKEWSGGSLVEGEALIVQVAIKAHSAMPDALLTDLLPAGLEIENFNLGDAKQWAGVVVDGIEISERSSAADVKHEEFRDDRYVAALKLDDGRTARVFYLVRAVTPGTYTVPPSLVEDMYRPELRGVGKAAPASLTVRQP, from the coding sequence ATGATGCGAACGAAGCCCTTGGACGGACACGCGGCAGGAGCCGCCCTCCCGAACCCAGCGTCCCCCGCGCCGTCGCGGCCGCGCCAGCGCTGGCTGCGCACCATTGCCGCGCTGCTGATCGCGGCCACCGCCGTGGTCGCCGGCTGCAAGCGCGACGGCAGCGGCCAGCTGCCGCAGGCCAGCGGCGAGGCGATCGTGGTCAAGCGCGAAGCGGTCAAGGGCTTCGCCCTGGTCGCCGCCTACCCGGACCAGAAGCGCGGCGACGAGCTCGCCATCGCCCTCGAATTCAGCCAGCCGCTGGTCGGCACCCAGGACTTCGACCAACTGCTCGCGGTGACCGACAAGAACGGCGCCGCGGTCGAAGGCGGTTGGGTGCTCGACGACGGCGGCAAGATCCTGCGCTTCCCGCACGTGGAAGCGAGCAAGGACTACACCGTCACGATCAAGCCCGGCCTCACCGCCGCGGCCGGCGACCGCATCGCCCAGGAGATCGCCAAGCAGGTCTACACCGGGCCGCTCGAACCGGTGGTCGGCTTCGCCTCGCAGGGCAGCGTCCTGCCGGCGCGCGACAGCCGCGGCCTGCCGGTGGTGTCGATCAACGTGCCCGAGGTCGATGTCGAATTCCTGCGGGTCAAGGACAAGGAACTGCCGAAGTTCTTCGCCGAATACCAGCGCGGCGGCCGCAAGGGCAGCTGGGAACTGGAACGCGACTGGGACGACAAGAAGCCGTTGTCCAAGCTGGCCGAGCCGGTCTACGTCAACCGCTTCGTGCTCGGCGGCAAGCCCAACGAGCGCGTGCTGACCTACCTGCCGCTGCAGGAGATCAAGGAACTGCAGCAGCCGGGCCTGTACTTCGCGGTGATGAAGCGCGCCGGCCAGTTCAAGGACGAATTCGAAACCGCGTTCTTCACCGTCAGCGACCTGGGCCTGCACGCGCGCGCCTACAAGGACAAGCTGTTCGTGCACGTGGCCTCGCTGGAGAAGGGCGAGGCGGTCGGCGGGGTCGAGCTGAAGGTGATCGGCGCCGACGGCGAACCGGTGCTCAAGGGTGAGACCGACGGCAACGGCAACGCGCTGCTGAACTACAAGCTCGACGCGGCGCAGGTGCTGATCGCGGGCAAGGGCAGCGACGTGTCGATGCTGCCGTTCAACCAGCCGGCGCTGGATCTGTCCGAATTCGCCGTGGCCGGGCGCGAGCAGGCCTGGTTCGACGTGTTCGCCTGGTCCGGGCGCGACCTGTACCGCCCCGGCGAGACCGTGCGCCTGTCGGCGCTGCTGCGCGATCAGGACGGCAAGCCGATCGATACGAAAGGCAAGGCGATGCAGCCGGTGTTCCTGCGCTACGTGCAGCCCGACGGCAAGACCTTCCTGGAAACCCGTCTGCAACCCGATGCGCAAGGTTACGTGCGCCACGCGCAACTGATTCCCGCCGACGCCGCCACCGGCCGCTGGCGGGTCGAATTCCGCACCGATCCGGCGAGCAAGGAAGCGGTGCAGGGCATGACCCTGCGGATCGAGGAATTCCTGCCCGAGCGGCTCAAGCTCGACCTCGGCGCGCCGGAGGTGCTGCGCCCGGGCCAGCCGTTCAAGCTCGACGTGCAGGCCGCGTATCTGTACGGCGCGCCGGCCGCGGGCAACCGCTTTACCGCCAAGATGACGGTGGCGGTGGAACAGCACCCGCTGGAGCAGATGCCGGGCTATTTCTTCGGCGATCCGACCCTGAGCCTGCCCAAGGAAGCCAAGGACGTGATCGACACGACCTTGGACGAGGCCGGCAAGCTGCAGCAGGACATTGCGCTGCCCGACGAAGCCAAGCCGGTCAGCACCATCGCCGCGATCGTCACCGGCAGCGTGTACGAAACCGGCGGCCGCAGCGTCAACCGCAGCGTCAAGCGGGTGCTGTGGCCGGCCGAGGCGCTGGTCGGCGTGCGTCCGTTGTTCGACGACAAGGACGGCGCCGACAGCAACGCCACGGTCGGTTTCGAGCTGATGCGCGTGGGCAGCGACGGCAAGCCGCGCCCGGCCAGCGGCGTGCGCGCCACCCTGGTGCGCGAGCGTCGCGACTATCACTGGAATTACGCCGACGAAGGCGGCTGGAAGTACGATTTCACCCGCCGCTTCGAGGACGTGGAAACGCGCAGCGTCGATCTCGGCGCGAACGCGTCCAAGCTCAGCTTCGCGGTGGAGTGGGGCGAGTACCGCCTCGACGTGTTCGATCCGCAGACCAAGATCACCACGCGCTATCCGTTCCGCGCCGGCTGGAGCTGGGACGACCAGAACCGCGGCCTCGACGCGCGTCCCGACAAGGTCAAGCTGGCGCTGGACAAGACCGCGTACAAGGCCGGCGACACGCTGGAAGTGACGGTCACGCCGCCGCACGAGGGCCCGGGCCTGCTGATGGTCGAAACCGACCGCATGGTCTACGTGCAGTCGATCGTCGCCAAGGCCGGCAGCAAGTTCAAGATTCCGGTCACCGACGCCTGGGAGCGCCACGACGTCTACGTCACCGCGCTGGTGTTCCGCGGCGGCAGCGCGCCGAGCAAGATCACCCCGGCGCGCGCGGTCGGCGTGGCCTTCGTGCCGATGGACCGGCGCGAGCGCAAGGTCGCGGTCGGCCTCAACGTGCCCAAGCTGATGAAACCGGAGCAAGACCTACCGGTGACCGTCAGCGCGCCGCAGCTGGCCGGCAAGGACGCGTACGTGACCGTTTCGGCGGTGGACGTGGGCATCCTCAACATCACCCGTTTCGGCGTGCCCGACGCGGCCGCGCACTTCTTCGCCCAGCGCCGCCTCGGCGTGGATTCGTACGACGTGTACGGGCGGGTGATCGAGAGCTTCGACGGCGAGACCGCCAAGATCCGTTTCGGAGGCGACATGGCGCTGCAGGCCTTGCCGCAGGCGCGCCGGCCGACCGCGCGGGTGCAGACGGTGGACCTGTTCGCCGGGCCGGTGAAGCTCGACGCGCAGGGCATCGCGCGGATCAAGCTGGCCGTGCCCGATTTCAACGGCACCTTGCGCGTGTCGGCGCTGGTGTACGCCGGCGGCAGCTACGGCAACCGCGACGCCGAGACCATCGTGCGCGCGCCGGTGCTGGCCGAGGCGAGCACGCCGCGGGTGCTGGCGCCGGGCGACAAGAGCAACGTCACCCTCGACGTGCAGAACTTCACCGGCAAGGCCGGCGAGTTCGCGGTCAAGGTCGAGGGCATCGGCCCGCTGTCGCTGAGCGACGGCGAGCACACCCTGAACCTGGGCGTGGAGGCGAAGAAGACCCTGACCTTCCCGGTGGTCGCGCGCGAGGGCTACACCGTCGCGCAAGTGCGGGTGCGCGTGGACGGCAACGGCTACAAGGTCGACCGCCGCTACGACTTGCCGGTGCGTCCGGCCTGGCCGTCGGTGCTGCGTTCGCGCACGCGCGTGCTCGACGAGATCGGCGCGATCCAACTCGGCAGCGACTTCGCCGACGGCCTGATGCCCGACTCGGTCAGCGCGCGCATGGTGGTCAGCGCGTTGCCGCCGATTCCGTTCGCCAGCGCGCTGCAAGGCGCGCTGGAATATCCGTACGGCTGCGCCGAGCAGACCACGAGCAAGGGCTACGCCGCGCTCGAACTCGACGAGGCCACGGCCAAGATGCTCGGGGTCAAGGGGATCGACGCCAAGCAGCGGCGCGCGCGCATGGAAGGCGCGTTCGGCCGGCTCGCGGCGATGCAGATTTCCTCGGGCCACTTCTCGATGTGGGGCGACGGCGATTACGTCAATCCGGCGCTGACCCCGTACGTGGTCGAGTTCCTGCTCGACGCGCGCGACGCCGGCTTCGCCGTGCCCGAAACCATGCTGCAGAAGGCGCTCAAGGCGCTCGGCGAAGACCTGCTGTCGGGCAACGCCTCGTTCTACGGCTACGATCGCCGCGAACACCTCAAGTTCGCCTATCAGGCCCATGCGGGCTATGTGTTGGCGCGGGTCAACCGGGCGCCGCTGGGCACCTTGCGCGCCTTGTACGACAACGACCGCAAGCAGAGCCTGACCGGCTTGCCGCTGGTGCATCTGGGCCTCGCGCTGAGCCTGCAGGGCGACAAGGCGCGCGGCGCGAAGGCGATCAAGGAAGGCTTCGCCCGCGATCCCGCGCAGCGTCCCGAGTACCTCGGCGATTACGGCAGCCGCCTGCGCGACGACGCGCTGATGATCGCGCTGGTGCACGAGCACAAGCTCTCGCAGCCCGAGTACGACGCGCGCGCGGTGGCGATGGGCCGCGACCTCGACGCCCGCCGCAACAGCGGCTGGCTGTATCTGAGCACGCAGGAGCAGGTCGCGCTGGCGCGCCTGGGCAAGGCGCTGATGGCCGACCAGGGCAAGCAGCTGTCGGGCCGCTGGACCGTCGCCGGCGCGTCCACCGACGCCGATCCGGCCAAGCTGATCGGCCGCGCCTTCGACTTCGCCCAGCTCGCTTCCGGCGTGAGCTTCGCGCCGAGCGGCCCGACGCCGCTGTACGCCAGCTTCGAGGTCGCCGGCGTGCCGCGCACGCCGCCGGCCGCGGACGCGTCCAAGATCGAGGTGACGCGCAAGTACTACACCACCGAAGGCAAGGAGTGGTCCGGCGGCAGTCTGGTCGAGGGCGAGGCGCTGATCGTGCAGGTCGCGATCAAGGCGCACAGCGCCATGCCCGACGCGCTGCTGACCGATCTGTTGCCGGCCGGCCTGGAGATCGAGAACTTCAACCTCGGCGACGCCAAGCAATGGGCCGGCGTGGTCGTGGACGGGATCGAGATCTCCGAGCGTTCCAGCGCCGCCGACGTCAAGCACGAGGAGTTCCGCGACGACCGTTACGTCGCCGCGCTCAAGCTCGACGACGGCCGCACCGCGCGGGTGTTCTATCTGGTCCGCGCGGTGACGCCGGGGACGTACACGGTGCCGCCGTCGCTGGTCGAGGACATGTACCGTCCGGAGCTGCGCGGCGTCGGCAAGGCCGCGCCGGCCAGCCTGACGGTGCGTCAGCCGTGA